The following nucleotide sequence is from Williamwhitmania sp..
CAATTTTGTTTATATTTACGCTAAGCTTTGTCATTGTTGATTTGTTGTATTAACATCGCACAAAGTTAAAAACAATTACCTTATGCTGGCCAAGGATTTAATCTCCGATGTTATTCCTGCCCTGAGAACTTCTGATACAGGTACAAAGGCTTTGGGATGGATGGACATTTTTAAGGTTGCCCATCTTCCCATTGTAAATAATGAGGATTTTCTTGGGGTAATCGGTGAAAGCGATATTTACGACACCAATATGCCGGATGAGCCACTAGGCAATCATCCACTTTCTCTACAACGACCATATGTGTTGGAGGATCAGCATGTGTTCGAGATTATGGATGTAATGTCGAGGCTGCAACTTTCACTAATACCCGTGTTAAATCTAAAGAAGCAGTACATAGGGGTGATCTCTCTACCTGACCTCCTGCACTATTTTGCAGAGTTGTCAGCACTAAAAAACCCTGGTGGAATTGTGGTTCTAGAACTCAATGAAAATGATTATTCGTTGGCGCACATTGCCCAGATTGTTGAGGGTAACGGAGCAAAAATATTATCGAGCTACATTACTGCTCACAAAGATTCTACGAAGATAGAGTTAACGCTTAAGCTTAATGTGGTGGATCTTACATCTATAATTCAAACTTTTACCCGATACGAATATACAATTATTGGTGCCCACATGCGGGTTGATGAGATGGACGACTTGATGGAGGAGAGATTTGACTTACTAATGAGGTATTTAAATGTTTAAGTAATGAAGGTAGCTCTTTACGGACGTTATTTCCCTAAATCACACTTGAGTTGTCTTAAGGTGCTGTTCGAACGATTTGCTAAGAATGGTGTTCAGGTAAAGGTGTATGAGGCGTTTTACCAGCTGCTGAAAAACGATTTTGGCTTTGAACCTAAAGGCGTTTTGGTCTTTAATTCTCCATCGGAACTTGATATGGATACTGCCTGTGTGTTTAGCCTAGGTGGGGACGGTACCTTTTTGGAAACAGTGGCACTAGTGCGCGATTCCGGAATCCCCATTGCAGGGATAAATGCAGGTAGGCTTGGCTTTCTGACTTCCATTTCGTGTGAGTTTATTGATGAGGTGATCGATACGCTTCTTGGCAACACCATTAGTGTGGAGAACCGATCACTAATAATGGTTGAAGGTCTGCCTGCTCCGCTGTCGGATTTTCCTTTTGCCCTGAATGAGGTGAGTATACAAAAGCATGGCTCCTCTATGGTATCGGTAAATGTTTATCATAACGAGGGATTAATAAATACATACTGGTCCGATGGCTTGTTGGTGGCGACACCTACTGGGTCAACCGCTTATTCCTTGAGTGTAGGAGGCCCGATTATTACACCTGATTCTGCTAGTTTCGTAATATCACCAATTGCGCCGCACAATCTAACAGTGAGGCCACTCGTGGTTCCCGACAGCTATAAGTTACGGCTTGAACCTACATCGCGCGATGAAACAGTTATTTGCGCCATCGATAACCGGTCAATGCCCATTGCTTCTGGCAGTCAAATTTTTATTTCGAAAGCACCGTTTACCGTAAAGTTGCTCATGCTCGGAGAAACGGATTTTTTTAAACGGTTACGCACAAAACTGATGTGGGGTGTAGATAACCGAAGTTTGACCGGACGAAACAATTAGCGCATTATATTTGTTAAATATTGTTAAGCAACCTGAACTGAAAAAGGCATGTCTGCTTGTAAATAAAAATAGTTACTTTTGTAGTGCATAGCAACTTAACCATGAAACTGACTAAATATCTATTTTTAGTGTTGGCTTTTGTGAGTGTTCAGACTAATCTGGCCGCTCAATCGTGGAGTTATAGTCACTATGAAATTGTTACAGGACTTTCTATTTATCACGGTTTTGATGATATTGGTGGATCGTCATCCTCGAATAATTTGGGCGGCCTTCGCGATTTTTCTTTTACCAACTTGCGACCCGGTTTAACTATTGGTTTGAGGTATAAAGTGAACGATCGGTTTTATGTTAAAGGGATGATCGCTTCTGGTATTATGTACAGTAACGATAAGGGTTCTAGAAACGAAACACGAGGTTATAAGGTAAATATTTTTGCCACGGATATAGGCTTTACTGCTGAATACTATTTTGTAAAGCCTGCTCAAAATAGGTATTTTTCAATTATGGCGGTAAGAGGAGGCGTGAGGCCATATGGCAATCCTTATGGGTTTTATGTGTATGCAGGTTTTGGTGGTGCAATGTTTTCTCCGAGTGGCAATGCGGCGCTAGAAGCTAGCCCAAATTTTAACGGTTCATCTTCATTTGCTGCAATTTTCCCAATAGGAGTGGGTGTTAAGGTGAATTTAATGCCAAGAGTTTCATTTAATGGTGAGTTTGGAACACGGTTTACTACAACCGATCGTATGGACGGTTTTGCGTCCCCCTACTCAAAATCCAACGATATATACTATGTTGTCACTTTTGGCGTTTCATATCAGTTGGTACAAAAGATGAAGTTCCGAAGGAACTGATTCCTATTTCGCCCGT
It contains:
- a CDS encoding NAD kinase, whose protein sequence is MKVALYGRYFPKSHLSCLKVLFERFAKNGVQVKVYEAFYQLLKNDFGFEPKGVLVFNSPSELDMDTACVFSLGGDGTFLETVALVRDSGIPIAGINAGRLGFLTSISCEFIDEVIDTLLGNTISVENRSLIMVEGLPAPLSDFPFALNEVSIQKHGSSMVSVNVYHNEGLINTYWSDGLLVATPTGSTAYSLSVGGPIITPDSASFVISPIAPHNLTVRPLVVPDSYKLRLEPTSRDETVICAIDNRSMPIASGSQIFISKAPFTVKLLMLGETDFFKRLRTKLMWGVDNRSLTGRNN
- a CDS encoding CBS domain-containing protein — its product is MLAKDLISDVIPALRTSDTGTKALGWMDIFKVAHLPIVNNEDFLGVIGESDIYDTNMPDEPLGNHPLSLQRPYVLEDQHVFEIMDVMSRLQLSLIPVLNLKKQYIGVISLPDLLHYFAELSALKNPGGIVVLELNENDYSLAHIAQIVEGNGAKILSSYITAHKDSTKIELTLKLNVVDLTSIIQTFTRYEYTIIGAHMRVDEMDDLMEERFDLLMRYLNV
- a CDS encoding outer membrane beta-barrel protein yields the protein MKLTKYLFLVLAFVSVQTNLAAQSWSYSHYEIVTGLSIYHGFDDIGGSSSSNNLGGLRDFSFTNLRPGLTIGLRYKVNDRFYVKGMIASGIMYSNDKGSRNETRGYKVNIFATDIGFTAEYYFVKPAQNRYFSIMAVRGGVRPYGNPYGFYVYAGFGGAMFSPSGNAALEASPNFNGSSSFAAIFPIGVGVKVNLMPRVSFNGEFGTRFTTTDRMDGFASPYSKSNDIYYVVTFGVSYQLVQKMKFRRN